The following are encoded in a window of Diorhabda sublineata isolate icDioSubl1.1 chromosome 3, icDioSubl1.1, whole genome shotgun sequence genomic DNA:
- the LOC130441631 gene encoding glutaredoxin-related protein 5, mitochondrial translates to MSLINRSSLLKSHFSAICRFYCVKSKDISKLVKNNKVVVFMKGVPEQPQCGFSNAVVQILRMHGVTYDAHNVLEDNALRQGIKEYSNWPTIPQIYIDGEFVGGCDIMLQMHQSGDLIEELKKAGIKSVLLDNPPKKDSSK, encoded by the exons ATGAGTCTCATCAATCGGAGTAGTTTACTTAAATCTCATTTTAGTGCCATTTGCAGGTTTTATTGTGTAAAATCAAAAGACATTTCCaaattagtgaaaaataataaagtagtTGTGTTTATGAAAGGTGTACCAGAACAACCACAATGTGGTTTTAGTAACGCCGTCGTACAAATTCTAAGAATGCATGGCGTTACGTATGACGCTCATAATGTATTAGAGGACAATGCTCTTAGGCaag GtataaaagaatattcaaattggcCTACCATACCTCAAATATATATTGATGGTGAGTTTGTTGGAGGCTGTGATATAATGCTTCAAATGCATCAGTCAGGTGACTTaattgaagaattaaaaaaagcTGGTATAAAAAGTGTACTCTTGGATAATCCACCAAAAAAAGATagttcaaaataa